A single window of Microbispora hainanensis DNA harbors:
- the egtA gene encoding ergothioneine biosynthesis glutamate--cysteine ligase EgtA codes for MTDVQRYARDCFRGVTSDRLGVELEFLVFDADNPMLPVPIARIAGALPTLTGGSRVTFEPGGQLELSAPPDVLPVAVARLTADVDAVRLALARAGLRLGGRGLDTLRPAVRQLREPRYEAMAAFLERPHGLTMMCSTASIQVNLDFGADPRARWERAHALGPVLVAAFANSPFDGWASGRQAVWGRLDPSRTAPVARDFDGRGDPVGDWARYLLDARLMLVRGSGGLRPVLDGSAFRDFARVAGRPPGEADLAYHATTLFPPVRPRGWLEVRYLDAQGAAEWPVCVAVVHALVTDDRAAAIAMEAARPVAHRWADAARLGLADPGLRRSASACFRAAAEALPRLGAEPALVARVRAFASRHIESGRSPAADQMEEILA; via the coding sequence ATGACCGACGTGCAGAGGTACGCCAGGGACTGCTTCCGCGGGGTCACCTCCGACCGGTTGGGCGTCGAGCTGGAGTTCCTGGTCTTCGACGCGGACAACCCCATGCTTCCCGTCCCCATCGCCCGGATCGCGGGGGCGCTTCCCACGCTCACGGGCGGCAGCCGGGTGACGTTCGAGCCGGGCGGGCAGCTCGAACTGTCCGCCCCGCCCGACGTCCTGCCCGTCGCCGTCGCCAGGCTCACCGCCGACGTCGACGCCGTACGGCTCGCGCTCGCCCGGGCCGGGCTGCGGCTGGGCGGCCGGGGCCTGGACACCCTGCGCCCGGCCGTGCGGCAGTTACGAGAGCCCAGGTATGAGGCGATGGCCGCGTTCCTGGAACGGCCGCACGGCCTGACGATGATGTGCTCGACGGCGTCGATCCAGGTCAACCTGGACTTCGGCGCCGACCCCCGGGCCCGCTGGGAACGCGCCCACGCGCTCGGCCCGGTGCTGGTGGCGGCCTTCGCCAACTCGCCCTTCGACGGGTGGGCCTCCGGCCGCCAGGCCGTGTGGGGCAGGCTCGACCCGAGCAGGACCGCGCCGGTCGCCCGGGACTTCGACGGGCGCGGCGACCCGGTGGGCGACTGGGCGCGCTACCTCCTCGACGCCCGGCTGATGCTGGTCCGGGGGTCCGGCGGGCTCCGGCCGGTGCTCGACGGCTCGGCGTTCCGCGACTTCGCGCGCGTGGCCGGGCGGCCTCCCGGCGAGGCCGACCTCGCCTACCACGCCACCACGCTCTTCCCGCCCGTACGGCCCCGGGGCTGGCTGGAGGTGCGCTACCTCGACGCGCAGGGGGCCGCCGAGTGGCCCGTGTGCGTGGCCGTCGTCCACGCGCTCGTCACCGACGACAGGGCCGCCGCGATCGCCATGGAGGCGGCCCGGCCGGTCGCCCACCGATGGGCGGACGCCGCCCGTCTCGGTCTCGCCGACCCCGGCCTGCGCCGGTCGGCCTCGGCCTGCTTCCGCGCCGCCGCCGAGGCCCTGCCCCGCCTCGGGGCCGAGCCCGCGCTGGTCGCCCGGGTCCGCGCGTTCGCCTCTCGGCACATCGAGTCCGGCCGATCGCCGGCCGCCGATCAGATGGAGGAGATACTCGCGTGA